One part of the Coffea eugenioides isolate CCC68of chromosome 10, Ceug_1.0, whole genome shotgun sequence genome encodes these proteins:
- the LOC113749134 gene encoding phosphatidylinositol transfer protein 3, which yields MFRRWNNSHHEKDSDEQQEKVTELKAALGPLSGRGLQYCSDACLKRYLEARSWNVDKAKKMLEETLRWRSTYKPEEIRWHEVAVEGETGKVFRANFHDRHGRTVLILRPGKQNTTSIDNQIRHLVYLIENAILNLPEGQEQMAWLIDFTGWSITNNVPIKSAKDTVNVLQNHYPERLAVAFLYSPPRIFEAFWKIVKYFLDPKTFQKVKFVYPKNKDSVELMRSYFDVDNLPTEFGGKATLQYDHEEFSRRMAQDDVKAAKVWGFDKHPNGFTGAEVAPEPETLASPAS from the exons ATGTTTCGTCGGTGGAACAATTCACATCACGAGAAGGATTCTGATGAGCAGCAGGAAAAG GTTACTGAACTTAAGGCTGCTTTGGGTCCTTTATCGGGACGTGGTTTACAGTATTGCAGTGATGCGTGCTTGAAGAGATACTTGGAAGCCAGAAGCTGGAATGTAGATAAAGCAAAAAAGATGTTGGAGGAGACACTAAGATGGAGATCAACCTACAAGCCAGAAGAAATTCGCTGG CATGAGGTTGCTGTTGAGGGTGAGACTGGAAAGGTATTTAGAGCTAATTTTCATGACCGCCATGGAAGGACCGTTCTTATTCTGAGACCTGGAAAGCAG AACACAACATCAATCGACAACCAGATTAGACATCTGGTGTATCTCATCGAAAATGCCATCCTTAATCTGCCTGAAGGTCAAGAACAGATGGCTTGGTTAATAGACTTCACTGGTTGGTCTATAACCAATAATGTGCCAATCAAATCTGCCAAAGACACAGTAAACGTACTGCAAAACCATTACCCTGAGAGACTAGCTGTTGCATTCCTCTACAGTCCTCCACGTATTTTTGAAGCATTTTGGAAG ATTGTCAAGTATTTTTTGGATCCCAAGACTTTTCagaaggtgaaatttgtgtaccCAAAAAATAAGGATAGTGTGGAGCTCATGAGGTCATATTTCGATGTGGATAATCTTCCGACAGAGTTTGGAGGGAAAGCCACGTTGCAGTATGATCATGAAGAGTTCTCAAGGCGGATGGCTCAGGATGATGTCAAAGCTGCAAAAGTATGGGGTTTTGACAAACATCCAAATGGTTTTACTGGAGCTGAGGTTGCACCTGAGCCGGAGACCCTTGCTTCGCCTGCCAGCTGA